A window of the Podarcis raffonei isolate rPodRaf1 chromosome 4, rPodRaf1.pri, whole genome shotgun sequence genome harbors these coding sequences:
- the IL1RL1 gene encoding interleukin-1 receptor-like 1: protein MFAGLTIEGEAFVVKCPVHGTVVWRRGDTTISTDKRARIHASGNELWFLPASVEDNGIYTCFHPEYAPKMMSVIINPNTEGTCYYEDALYLETTGRPGSVKIFCPCYNDYENASDTKWLKDCKRLCGARYKVVKNVLYISDAIKSDSGYYTCQFTYHHGGRAFPVTATTPLIITDSFLLTSPKVLYPKDGDVIEVEIGSPARLLCKAWLGHGKQGIAISFWEFDEANDSKRFVTSNKSYMVPGEGQFAEAELRITEVREEDLSLTFRCVLANDLEYETTEVTLVPKGAGEGHSNTYVIVVFAILAGLTMILVMVYHVFHVDIVLCVRRIFNCNKSRDDGKVHDAYVIYPTNDTYENNFMGSFVHQILPEVLEKQCGYRLCIYGRDVLPGEDAISAIESRIQKSRRLIILLTEWLAKSEHFAYEHQIAFYNVLIQNNVKVILLEMEEIGDYERLQESLRHLIHQQGTIKWRAKYMASPSSPNTAFWKQVEYQMPWRRHLKKTTTANPAYGLL, encoded by the exons ATGTTTGCAGGGCTTACAATAGAAGGTGAGGCTTTTGTTGTAAAGTGCCCTGTGCATGGCACTGTGGTCTGGCGGCGTGGGGATACAACCATCTCTACAGACAAAAGGGCCCGAATACATGCTTCTGGGAATGAGCTTTGGTTTCTGCCAGCATCCGTTGAGGACAATGGAATTTACACATGCTTCCATCCTGA GTATGCTCCTAAAATGATGAGTGTCATAATAAATCCAAATACAGAAGGCACTTGTTATTATGAAGATGCTCTTTATTTGGAAACAACTGGAAGACCTGGTTCCGTTAAAATATTCTGCCCTTGCTATAACGACTATGAAAACGCATCTGATACAAAGTGGTTGAAG GACTGTAAACGTCTTTGTGGAGCAAGGTACAAAGTGGTTAAAAATGTCCTTTACATTTCCGATGCAATTAAAAGTGACAGTGGATACTATACTTGCCAGTTTACATACCACCATGGTGGAAGAGCATTTCCAGTAACTGCAACAACGCCTTTAATTATTACAG ATTCCTTTTTACTGACATCTCCTAAAGTTTTATATCCAAAGGATGGTGACGTTATAGAAGTAGAGATTG GTTCTCCTGCGCGACTTTTATGTAAGGCATGGCTAGGCCATGGAAAGCAAGGCATAGCCATAAGCTTTTGGGAATTCGATGAAGCAAACGATTCCAAGCGCTTTGTTACATCCAATAAATC GTATATGGTACCTGGCGAAGGACAGTTTGCAGAGGCTGAATTAAGAATCACAGAAGTGAGGGAAGAAGACCTCAGCTTAACCTTTAGATGTGTCCTGGCCAATGATCTGGAGTACGAAACAACAGAAGTGACACTCGTGCCCAAAGGGGCAGGTGAAG GTCATAGCAACACCTACGTGATTGTGGTGTTTGCTATTTTAGCAGGTCTTACAATGATCTTGGTGATGGTTTACCATGTTTTTCATGTTGACATTGTCTTATGCGTCCGAAGGATATTTAACTGCAATAAATCTAGGGATG ATGGGAAAGTACATGATGCATATGTTATCTATCCCACAAATGACACTTATGAAAATAATTTTATGGGCTCTTTTGTTCATCAGATTCTACCGGAGGTTTTAGAAAAACAATGCGGGTATAGATTGTGCATTTATGGGAGAGACGTGTTGCCTGGAGAAG ATGCTATTAGTGCAATTGAAAGTAGAATACAAAAGAGCAGAAGACTGATCATCCTTCTAACAGAATGGCTGGCCAAGAGTGAACATTTTGCATACGAGCATCAGATCGCATTCTACAACGTCCTCATCCAAAATAACGTGAAAGTGATTCTGCTGGAAATGGAGGAAATTGGGGACTACGAACGGCTGCAGGAGTCTCTCAGGCACCTCATTCACCAGCAAGGAACTATAAAATGGAGAGCAAAATACATGGCCTCTCCATCCTCACCCAACACTGCCTTTTGGAAGCAAGTGGAATACCAAATGCCATGGAGGCGTCATTTAAAGAAGACAACCACAGCAAATCCTGCATACGGTTTGCTGTAA